The region AGTTCCTGGCGCCGTGCTGTGATGGCGTCGCCGATCCGGCGCATCGTCCTGGCGCGATCCCAGGTCGAGACCTTGCGCCAGCCCGGCTGGGCCGCACGCGCCGCGGCGATGGCATCGACCGCCGCCTGCCGCGAGCTCCAGCACAGCAGCCCGATGGCGCTTCCGTCGATCGGGGAATGCTGCGGTCTGGTCTCGCCCTGCGGATCGCCGCGCCAGTGCCCGCCGATGAAATTGGTTTCGCCGTTATGCGCCATCCCGCGACCTGTTCTACGAAGGTGGTTGCAATTGATCTCAAGTGGTTCTTATAATTCAACCAACGAGCAGGAGTGTCAACGAGAATTGGGGCACCCCCGCCGGTCGGCACGGTCAGTCAACTAACCGGCCGCCAAGAGACAGAGAGGATGGACCCAAAATGCAAATCAGGAAACTCCTAGCCGCCGCGGCCGTGGCTTTAGGCCTCGCCGCGCAGCCGGCGCTGGCGCAGAATCTCACGCTCGAATTCGTCGTCTGGAACTATTCGCTCGAGACCATCCAGGACAATGTCCGTCTGTTCGAGGAGGCCAATCCCGGGATCAAGGTCAACATCACCGATTATGCCTGGCCCGACTATCACGACAGCCTGATCCTGCGCATCCGCAGCAAAACGCCGACCGATGTGGTCTATGGTGGTCAGGATTGGTTGCCGGCATGGGCCGCCGCCGGATTCATCGCGCCGCTTGACTCGGTCGCGCCTGCCGGGGCGATCGAGGAGCTTTCCGCTGACATCGCCGGCTTTGCGCTCACCGACGTGACCTATGACGGCAAGGTCTACGGCTTGCCGTACTACTCGGACACTATCAGCTTCATCTACAACAAGAAGATCCTCAAGGATGCCGGCATTGCCGTGCCCGCGACCTGGGAAGAGGTGACGGCCGCGGCCGAGCAGCTCAAGGCTGGCGGCATGGATAAGCCGATCATCTACGAATACAATCAGGAGCTGCCGAACTTCTACGATGCCTTCGTCGCGCAGTCCTATGGCCGCGGCGCCGAACTATTCGACGCCGAGCTGAACCCGCTGTTCGCCGATCCCGAGAACGGTGCCTACAAGCAGCTCGAGTGGATCGCCGACGCCTATGCCAAGGGGCTGGTGCAGTCGGACAACCACGAGTCGACGATCATCACAGCGATGAACACGGGCAAGCACGCCTTCACGATCGTCTTTACCTACGTGCTCGCCGCCCTCAACGACGCCGCAACGCAGCCGCTCGCCGGCCAGTTCGCGCTGGCGCCGATGCCGGGCGAGAAGCATTCGACCCTCGGCTTTGCCAAGTCCTATGTTGTCACCGCGACCACCGCGGCCGATCCGGTTCGCGCCGAGGCGGCATGGAAGTTCGTCAACTTCATGGCCGGCAAGCCCTATACGGTTGCCAAGCGTTGGGCGGTTGAAAAAGGTCTCGGCTTCGCGCAGCTGCCGCTGTTCGAAGACCAGGACGTGATCACCGCCTGGGGCAAATGGGCCGACGTCGGCGCGCTCGGCGCGCAGGCTTCGATCGCCAAGGCCGGCACCTATACCGAGTTCTCCTCGATCTGGTCCGCCTACTTCCGGCCGCTGCTGGCCCAGGCGATGGTCGGCGAGGCCCCGGTCGATCGGGTGATGAAGGACGGCGCGCAGCGCTGGACCGAACTCAAGGAGAAGTTCGCGAGCAGGTAAGCTTGCTCCTGAAGCCGGCGGATTGCGACTAGTCGCTGTCCGCCATCATAGTCACCCGAAGCCTCGCGGGACGCCCGATCCATGTGGACCATCAATCGCTTTCCGGGCCTGTGGCTGTTGCCGGCGCTGTTGCCCGTCATCCTGATGACGGTCTACCCGATCGGTCACGCGCTCTGGACGTCGCTGCACGAGGTGATGATCCTGTTCCCCGGCGAGCCCTTCGTCGGTCTGAGGAATTACGGGCGCGTCGTTGCCAGCAACTATTTCCAGGATGCGCTGCGGAACTCGCTGGTCTTTACGCTCTTCGCCGCGCCGTCTGCGGTGATCCTCGGCACGCTGATCGCACTCTTCCTGCAGCGGCGCTTTTTCGGCTCGCAGGTCGTTCGCTCCATCGTGCTGCTGCCCTGGGTGCTGCCGGGCGCGATCTCGGCGGTGCTGTGGGTCTGGGTGTTCCACCCGAGCTTCGGTATCCTCAACGGCATCATGCGCGATCTCGGCCTGATCGAGGACTCGATCCTCTGGCTCACTAACCCGCGTACCGCGCTGATGGCGGTGACCTTCGCCCATGTATGGACGCAAATCCCATTCGCCGTCGTTTTGATGATGGCGGCGCTCTCGACCATCAACTCCGAGACGCTCGAAGCGGCGGCCATCGACTGCCGCAATCCACTGAAGCGGTTCCGCTACATCATCTTCCCCGAGATCAAGGCGATGATCGTGGTGCTGCTAGTCTATAACGCGCTGATCGCGTTCACCAGCTACGACCTGGTCTACGCCATGACCGGCGGCGGCCCGGGGACGGCGACGACGCTTTTGAGCTTCCAGATCTGGCGCGAGAGTTTTTCGATGTACGACTTCGGCGCCGGCTCGGCGGTCGCTTTCATCGTCGTCGTCATCTCCGCGGTCCTGATCGTCGCCATCACCCGGGCGCTGCCCTCAGACCTGTTTGCGAGCGATTGAGATGGCTGGTCGGCTGCATCCCATCCTGACCGTAGCCTTCGCCGCGCTGATCCTGCTGTTCACCGGCGGGCCGGTACTGCTCTCGCTCTATGGCAGCCTGGTGCCCGATCGTATCCTACTCAGCCCCGACAAGTCGATCATCACCGAAGGCCCGAACTTCGAGACCTACCGCTACGTCTTTACCGGGCAGTTGCCCGAAAGCTACCAGCAGGAAAGCGCCAACCGCGCGATGATCTCGGACGCCGCGCGGCAGGTGCCGCGGGCGCTGGTCAATTCCTCGATCTATGCGCTTGCCGCGATGGTGCTGAACCTCATCCTCGGCGCGCCGGCGGCCTTCGTCTTTGCCCGTTACGTCTTCCCCGGCAAGAAGATCAGCTTCATGTACCTGATCCTGTCGCCGCTGGTGCCGGCCGTGGCGCTGGTGACGCCGATCTACATGATGTTGCAGTTTTTGGGGCTCGTCGGCACCCAGCTCGGCATCATCCTGGTCCACACCGCCAAGGCGCTGCCGTTCACCGTGCTGATCCTGTCGGTGTTCTTCCGCAAGATCCCGGCCGAGATCTTCGAGGCTGCCGTTCTCGATCATTGCAGCCGCTTCCAGACCTTCTGGCGCATCGCGCTGCCGCTGGCGCTACCGTCGGTCGCCGCCACGGGGCTGTTTGCCTTCATGATCTCCTACTCGGAGTACATGTTCGCGATGATCCTTTCCGGCGACACCCGGACGCGGCCCGTCTCGGTCGTCATGACGGCGCTGGCGCGCAACACTGATGTGAGTTGGAGCCTGCTCAACACCGGTATCTTCATCGCCATCGTGCCGACGCTGGTGCTGGTCGTCTTCGTCTGGCGCTTTGTCGTCGAGGGCCTGCTCAGCGGCGCCGTCAAGGGATAGTGAGATGACCGACTTCGCCGGTGACGAGATCCATCACCCATTGAAGTGCCGCCCCAAGGGCGCCGCGCCAGGATGTGACCGCCGGCCCCTACTCACCGGTGCTCGAGGTCGCTGTGCGGCGCCTCGTCGTCATCTCCGGCCAGGTCGCCGTCGATCTCGAAGGCCACGTCATCGGCGACAGCATCGAAAAGCAGACGATTGCGATGCTGCCTTGCGCTGGCCACCTGGCGAGCGCCGGGTGCATGCTGAGCGATGTGTTCAAGGTCAACATCTACTTTGTCGACCTCGGCCACTGGGCGCGCTTTAACGCCGTCTACGAGGAGGCGATGCCCGAGCCGCTGCCGGTGCGCACCGCGGTGCAGGCGATCCTCTTGCCGGGGTATCTGGTCGAGATCGAAATGTGGGCCGTCAGAGCGAAGGGTTAGGCGCGTGGCATCCGTAGACCTCAGGAATATCGTCAAGAGCTTCGGCAAGGTCGAGGCTGTGCGCGATGTCTCGCTTTCCATCGCCGACAAAGAACTCGTCGTCTTCGTCGGCCCCTCCGGCTGCGGCAAGTCCACGCTGCTGCGCGTGATCGCCGGGCTTGAGGGCATCACCTCGGGAGAATTGCTGATCGGCGGCAGGCCGATGAACAGGGTGGCGGCCGCCGACCGCGGCATTGCCATGGTGTTCCAGTCCTATGCGCTCTACCCGCATATGAGCGTCGCCGAGAACATGGGTTTTGCACTAAAGATGATCGGGGTGAGCAAGGCCGAGGTCGACCGCAAGGTGCACGCCGCGGCGAACATCCTGCAGATCAGCGAACTGCTCGAGCGCAAGCCGCGTCAACTGTCCGGTGGACAGCGCCAGCGCGTCGCCATCGGCCGCGCCATCACGCGATCGCCGGATGTCTTCCTGTTCGACGAACCGCTCTCGAACCTCGACGCCGACCTCCGCGCCCAGATGCGCGTCGAGATCGCCCGGCTCCACGACGAGCTCAGGACGACGATGATCTACGTGACCCACGACCAAGTCGAGGCGATGACGTTGGCCGACCGGATCGTTATCCTCAACAATGGGCAGGTGGAGCAGGAAGGGCCGCCGCTGGAACTGTACGAGAAGCCGGCGAACCGGTTCGTCGCCGGCTTCCTCGGCCAGCCAAAGATGAACTTCCTTCTCGCGATCGCCGCGCCGGGCAATGGACCGATCGACTTCCGGCTCGGTGCGGACGGACCGGTGATCGTCTCCCGGCCGGTCTCGGGGGCCATCGCCCCGGGCGACCGCGTCGAACTCGGCATCCGGCCCGACGCCATTTCGCTCGTCGACAGCGGGGGCTTGGCGGGGGGCGTCGTTTTGGTCGAGCGCTTGGGCGGGTCGAGCCTGCTGCACGCGCGCGTCCCGGGCCTCCGCGATCTCCTGACCGTGGAACTGCCGGGCACATACCAAGCGGAACCGGGCAGCACGGTGCGGCTCGGCATCGCAGCGGATCGCGTCCACGTCTTCGACGCCTCCGGCCGGACGATTGGATGAGGGGAGGTCGGAGTGATCCAGACCGCAGGATAGGAAGACAGAGCCAGCGGCTGCCCAGCCGAGGCCGCCTTGGGTGCGGGACAGTTTTGTCGCATGCTCGAGGGCCACGTCGTGCAACCATTCGAGGTGCTTGATGTCGAAGCGACTGCTCGGTCCCGAAATGGCGATGCCGCCCGCGACGGCGCCCCCCTTCTCGAACATCGGCACCGCCACACAGCTCATGTCCGGCGGGCGTCGCCGACGACGAGCAACTGGAGCAGATAGCGGTCGGGCTTTTGACCGGACCCGATCCGCGGAGAGCATTATGGCCAGCGGCCACGAGCGCCGCATCAACAGACCGGACACAAGGCAGCTCCGACCAGCAGTGCACTCGGGTTCAGAACACTTAAACGTAAGAATGCAGCAGTTCATGCAGGCGGGGGCACTTAATGGGGAATCTCAGCGCGTCGGTTCTCAAATAATTATGCAAAGTGAGAACCACGCCACCTGACGCCGGCACGCTATGAGGTTTAAAACGTTGAAAAAGATGCCGGATCGTTCACTGAAATGAAAAAATCCTGCCCGGCTCATTCTCATGTGTGGAGCGGCCGTTTGTTGCAAGAGAGAAAATCTGTGATGCCGCTCTGGTCGGGTGCAAGCCATGTGTCCGGCCTTCGCAAGGCGGCGCATATGGCCGCAGGCCCTGATGAAGTCCGCGGATCGGGTTCCAATCAAATTAGCGCGCTCGATGCGCCTTGAGAATCTCGGATTTATCCAATCCCCAGTTCGACCGGTTTGCCATCACATCTCATCAGCCCTCGCTACCTACCGTCCAGCGTTCCTATTCGAGTTTGCTAAACGGAAGATTCGATTATGCAGCACCAACGTCAGCGGTATAGGCTTGGTTGCGCGCCAGCAATGCCCAGGCAATACGCGCTGTCTTGTTGGCCAGGGCCACCGAGACCAGCCGGGCCGGCTTGCGGGTGAGCAGCTTGGCCGCCCAATTTTTGCTGGCACTGTCCTGCCGTGCTCGACGGATCACCGCCGTGGCGCCGATAACAAGCAGGCGCCGAATATAGCCATCGCCCTGTTTGCTGATGCCGACAAGTTTCTCCTTGCCGCCACTGCTATGCGAGCGCGGCGTTAGACCAAGCCACGCCGCGAAGGAGCGGCCCGAGGAAAACAGTGTTGCATCGGGTGCCGCCGCCACGATAGCGCTTGCCGTGATCGGCCCGATGCCGGGGATGACAGCCAGCCGCCGGCTTGCCGCATTATTCCGATGCCAGGTCAAGATCTGCGTTTCGATCTTGTCGATTTCGCTGGCCACGATGCGCATTTGTTTGATCAATCCATGCAGCGCCTTGCGCGCCAATGTGGGCAGGCTGTCTTGCATCGCATGAAAAGCCTCGATCGCCGCTTTCACGCCGGCGGTCCCTTGCGCGGCGATGATGCCGAATTCAGCGAGATGTCCGCGCAGGGCGTTGATCAACATGGTGCGCTGGCGGACCAACAGGTCGCGGGTTTTATGCAGCATCAGAACGCCTTGCTGTTCCATGCTCTTGACCGCGACGAAACGCATGGTCGGTCGTGTCACGGCCTCGCAGATCGCCTCCGCATCGGCCGCATCGGTCTTGCCGCGCTTGACGTAGGCTTTCACGTAGGCTGGCGGCATCAGCCGAACCGTGTGGCCGAGCTTGCCCAATTCCCGGCCCCAATGATGAGCCGTCGCGATGCCGATGAGGCAGGGGTGAAGGCTCGCGAAGAATTTCATCACCTCGCCGCGGCGCAATGGCTTACGGACGACTACCTTGCGGCATGCGTCGATGCCGTGAACCTGGAAGATATTCTTGGCAAGGTCGAGTCCGATTGTCACAATCTGGTTCATGGAGTGGCTCCTTTCCCATGTTTCTCACAACAGCGAGGCTAGACGCCGTTGGGAGGCCGCTCCACCCCATCAAATTAAGTGTCATGCCAACCAACTGAAATCATTGGTACAGCAATCTCAAAATTAAATGCCAAGCGACACGAATCCATGGGCGCCGAATTCGTCTATCTGGACTTTGCCGATCAGAACCAGGACGGTGCGGCAACCGGCGGTTACGCGGCCCCTTCCTCGCCGGAGTTCCGCGAAAAGCAGCTTGAAAAGTTCCGCGAACTCGCGCCAGACAGTTCCCGCCGCCGCTGAAGGTCCAGGCGATCGCTGCGCAGAAACCCAAGGAAAAACCGAAGGAGCTGACACCGGAAGAACGAAGGCCCAAGATGCCGCCGCTTTCAAGACGGCAACCCGCCAGCAGATCGGCCTACTTGTCATCGGGGGGCTGCTGATGGCGCTCGTCGGCGCCTATGCGCCGCCGGCCTTCATGGGCCACTTTATCGTCTTCGCGCTTTCCTGCTTCGTCGGTTTTCAGGTCATCTGGGGTGTTTCCCATTCGCTGCACACGCCGCTTATGGCGGTCACCAACGCGATTTCCGGCATCATCATCATCGGCGCATTGTTGCAGATCGGGTCCGGCGGGTGGCTGGTTCTAGTGCTGGCGGCCATCTCGGTGCTGATCGCCACCATCAACACCGTCGGCGGCTTCATGGTCACCCGGCGCATGCTGATGATGTTCCAGAAATCGTAATTCCAAGCGGAGGCTGACCAACATGTCTTTCGGTATCCACACCGCCGCTTATATTGCGGCATCCGTTCTCTTCATCCTGTCACTCGGCGGCCTTTCCGGCCAGGAAAGCGCCAAGCGCGCCGTATGGTACGGCATCGTCGGCATGGCGATCGCCGTCATGGCCACGGTTTTCAGCCCGGGCGTCGAGCTTTCCTTTACGCTTGTCCTGATGCTCATCATCGGCACCATACTCGGCACCATCCTCGCCAAGCGCGTGGAAATGACCGGCATGCCGCAGCTCGTCGCGGCGCTGCATTCCTTCGTCGGTCTTGCCGCCGTCTTCATTGGTCTCAACTCCGACCTGACGGCGCATGAGTTCGCGACGAATGCGGAAAAGATCATCCACGAAGTGGAGATCTTCCTCGGCGTCTTCATCGGGGCGGTGACCTTCACCGGCTCGATCATCGCCTACGGCAAGCTTGCGGGAAAGATCGGCGGCAAGGCACTGATCCTACCCGGACGCCACACCTACAACGTCGCAATAGTCGCGGTTTCCGTCCTGCTGATGATGCTCTACATGGACGGCGCCGGTTCGTGGACGCTCTACCTCATGACGCTGATCGCCTTCGTGCTCGGCGCGCATCTGGTCATGGCCATTGGCGGCGCCGACATGCCGGTCGTCGTGTCCATGCTGAACTCCTATTCGGGGTGGGCGGCGGCGGCGACGGGCTTCCTGCTCGGCAACGACCTCCTGATCGTCACAGGGGCACTCGTCGGCTCTTCGGGCGCAATCCTCTCCTACATCATGTGCAAGGCAATGAACCGCCACTTCCTGTCGGTCATCCTCGGCGGCTTCGGCGGCGCCACCGGCCCGGCAATGGAGGTCGACGGCGAGCAGATCGCCATCGACGTAGAAGGCGTCGGTGCGGCACTCAACGATGCCGACTCGGTCATCATCGTTCCGGGCTATGGCATGGCGGTCGCCCAGGCGCAGCAGGCGGTTTCCGAACTGACACGGCAGTTGCGCGCGCTCGGCAAGGAAGTCCGTTTCGCCATTCATCCCGTTGCCGGCCGTCTGCCGGGCCACATGAACGTGCTGCTCGCGGAAGCGAAAGTCCCCTACGACATCGTTCTCGAAATGGACGAGATCAACGAGGACTTCCCGGAGACCGACGTCGTTATCGTCATCGGCTCCAACGACATCGTCAATCCAGCCGCGCAGGAAGACCCGAACTCGCCCATTGCCGGCATGCCGGTGCTCGAAGTCTGGAAGGCCAAGCAGGTCTTCGTCTCCAAGCGCGGCCAGGGTACCGGTTATTCCGGCATCGAGAATCCGCTCTTCTACAAGGATAATACGCGGATGTTCTACGGTGATGCTAAGGACTCCATCGGCAAGCTCCTGCATCACATCGCGGTCTAGCTCTCGCTCCTGATTGGAGGAAACCGGCATGAAAACAGAAAAGGCCTCGCTATCCATGCGAGGCCTTTTCTGTACTCCGACAAGATAAGGCATGAAGCTGCGAAATACGGGTGCCTGTCAGGCGGACCGACGACGCTCGCTTTCACCGATCGCAAAGCGCAAAACATCGACGCTTTCAGCAATCGCTGCCTTGATCTCGAGCGTATAGTCCTCGTTTTCGATGGAAATCACGTCGTCGTACCCGACCTCGCACAGGGCTTGGACGATTTCGAGCCAGCCACGCCGCGATAGACCGTGTCCCAGAGGCACGAAATTCCAAGTACGTCCCACAACCGGCACCACATGCTTGGTATCGAGCGTGCCATTGAGACGCGCTTGCGGCTCAACACGCGTGTCCTTCCCGTGGAAGTGGTAGATATTCTCCACGCCAAGTGCGCGAACGGCCGAAACCGGATCGCCTCCCATCCAGATCAGGTGCGACGGGTCGAAATTCATCCCTACAGTCGGACCGATTGCCTCACGCAGGCGAAAATAGCTTTCAGGATTATAGACACATTGGCGGCCATGATTCTCCACGCACAGGCGGATACCCTTCACTTCCGCAAACGGAGCCAGATCCTTCCAGAACGGAATGACCCTTTCCGTCCATTGCCATTCGAGCATATCCATCGCCTCCAGCGGCCAGGATGAGGTGATCCAGTTCGGCGTCTTTTCCTCCACCCCACCGCCTGGCAGGCCCGACATCATGATCACCCGTCCCACGCCAAGCTCGGCTGCAAGCTCAATCGCATCGCGCGCGAGCTGGCTGTCCTTGGGGCCTATCTCGCCCGGATGAAGCGGATTGCCTGAGGCGTTCAACGCCGAGATTTCCAGCTTGCGCTCGCGAAGCATACCCAGCAACCGGTCCCGCTCAGAGGGGCTCGCCAACAATTCGCCGATGTCGAGATGTGGCGCCGAGGACCATCCACCAAGCCCGAATTCCACGCAGTCGAGACCGAGGCTCGCCGCGTGATCGAGCGTCTCCTCCAGGCTGAGCGCTCCCAGACTGTCCGTGTTCAAACCGATCTTCATCACTTATTCCTCGCCACCAACTTTGACGGGTGCGTTTGTCATGCTTGCCTCCTGGATCGCATCGAGCACTTGCGCCGCGCGATATCCGTCTTCGATGGATCCGTTCTCGAACGGCTTGTCCTCTGCAATGGCGGAAAGGAATTCATGGATCATGAATCCGAAGGACTCAGCATATCCGATCGGCACCAGATCATGCGGCACTGCGGCAAGCTCGCCGACATAAGGCGAGGATGGCCGGTTGATCATGCGCGTGAACGGCGCGGGTCCCTTGCCGTCGAAAACGGCAAGATCGTAATGGGTCGGCAGTTCGTTGCTGAAGCGCGCCGTTCCCTTGGTTCCATAGACCTCGACCTGGATCCGGTTCCCCATGCCGACTGCCACCCGTGATGCCGTGACGAAACCTTGCGCGCCATTCCGGAACCGAAGAAGCGCGGACATCACATCGTCGTTGTCGACTTTCGCTTTCTTATCGGACAGAGCCACGTGCCCGTGCCCAGTCGCCGTCTCAGCAGGCAGAAAGCGCTCGTTTATCGATATCGTGGAAATCGCGCCGCTAACTTCGTCCACGTCGCCGAGAATGAA is a window of Sinorhizobium numidicum DNA encoding:
- a CDS encoding ABC transporter substrate-binding protein; amino-acid sequence: MQIRKLLAAAAVALGLAAQPALAQNLTLEFVVWNYSLETIQDNVRLFEEANPGIKVNITDYAWPDYHDSLILRIRSKTPTDVVYGGQDWLPAWAAAGFIAPLDSVAPAGAIEELSADIAGFALTDVTYDGKVYGLPYYSDTISFIYNKKILKDAGIAVPATWEEVTAAAEQLKAGGMDKPIIYEYNQELPNFYDAFVAQSYGRGAELFDAELNPLFADPENGAYKQLEWIADAYAKGLVQSDNHESTIITAMNTGKHAFTIVFTYVLAALNDAATQPLAGQFALAPMPGEKHSTLGFAKSYVVTATTAADPVRAEAAWKFVNFMAGKPYTVAKRWAVEKGLGFAQLPLFEDQDVITAWGKWADVGALGAQASIAKAGTYTEFSSIWSAYFRPLLAQAMVGEAPVDRVMKDGAQRWTELKEKFASR
- a CDS encoding carbohydrate ABC transporter permease, giving the protein MWTINRFPGLWLLPALLPVILMTVYPIGHALWTSLHEVMILFPGEPFVGLRNYGRVVASNYFQDALRNSLVFTLFAAPSAVILGTLIALFLQRRFFGSQVVRSIVLLPWVLPGAISAVLWVWVFHPSFGILNGIMRDLGLIEDSILWLTNPRTALMAVTFAHVWTQIPFAVVLMMAALSTINSETLEAAAIDCRNPLKRFRYIIFPEIKAMIVVLLVYNALIAFTSYDLVYAMTGGGPGTATTLLSFQIWRESFSMYDFGAGSAVAFIVVVISAVLIVAITRALPSDLFASD
- a CDS encoding carbohydrate ABC transporter permease — translated: MAGRLHPILTVAFAALILLFTGGPVLLSLYGSLVPDRILLSPDKSIITEGPNFETYRYVFTGQLPESYQQESANRAMISDAARQVPRALVNSSIYALAAMVLNLILGAPAAFVFARYVFPGKKISFMYLILSPLVPAVALVTPIYMMLQFLGLVGTQLGIILVHTAKALPFTVLILSVFFRKIPAEIFEAAVLDHCSRFQTFWRIALPLALPSVAATGLFAFMISYSEYMFAMILSGDTRTRPVSVVMTALARNTDVSWSLLNTGIFIAIVPTLVLVVFVWRFVVEGLLSGAVKG
- a CDS encoding RidA family protein, encoding MTAGPYSPVLEVAVRRLVVISGQVAVDLEGHVIGDSIEKQTIAMLPCAGHLASAGCMLSDVFKVNIYFVDLGHWARFNAVYEEAMPEPLPVRTAVQAILLPGYLVEIEMWAVRAKG
- a CDS encoding ABC transporter ATP-binding protein, with product MASVDLRNIVKSFGKVEAVRDVSLSIADKELVVFVGPSGCGKSTLLRVIAGLEGITSGELLIGGRPMNRVAAADRGIAMVFQSYALYPHMSVAENMGFALKMIGVSKAEVDRKVHAAANILQISELLERKPRQLSGGQRQRVAIGRAITRSPDVFLFDEPLSNLDADLRAQMRVEIARLHDELRTTMIYVTHDQVEAMTLADRIVILNNGQVEQEGPPLELYEKPANRFVAGFLGQPKMNFLLAIAAPGNGPIDFRLGADGPVIVSRPVSGAIAPGDRVELGIRPDAISLVDSGGLAGGVVLVERLGGSSLLHARVPGLRDLLTVELPGTYQAEPGSTVRLGIAADRVHVFDASGRTIG
- a CDS encoding IS110 family transposase, coding for MNQIVTIGLDLAKNIFQVHGIDACRKVVVRKPLRRGEVMKFFASLHPCLIGIATAHHWGRELGKLGHTVRLMPPAYVKAYVKRGKTDAADAEAICEAVTRPTMRFVAVKSMEQQGVLMLHKTRDLLVRQRTMLINALRGHLAEFGIIAAQGTAGVKAAIEAFHAMQDSLPTLARKALHGLIKQMRIVASEIDKIETQILTWHRNNAASRRLAVIPGIGPITASAIVAAAPDATLFSSGRSFAAWLGLTPRSHSSGGKEKLVGISKQGDGYIRRLLVIGATAVIRRARQDSASKNWAAKLLTRKPARLVSVALANKTARIAWALLARNQAYTADVGAA
- a CDS encoding NAD(P)(+) transhydrogenase (Re/Si-specific) subunit beta, with the translated sequence MSFGIHTAAYIAASVLFILSLGGLSGQESAKRAVWYGIVGMAIAVMATVFSPGVELSFTLVLMLIIGTILGTILAKRVEMTGMPQLVAALHSFVGLAAVFIGLNSDLTAHEFATNAEKIIHEVEIFLGVFIGAVTFTGSIIAYGKLAGKIGGKALILPGRHTYNVAIVAVSVLLMMLYMDGAGSWTLYLMTLIAFVLGAHLVMAIGGADMPVVVSMLNSYSGWAAAATGFLLGNDLLIVTGALVGSSGAILSYIMCKAMNRHFLSVILGGFGGATGPAMEVDGEQIAIDVEGVGAALNDADSVIIVPGYGMAVAQAQQAVSELTRQLRALGKEVRFAIHPVAGRLPGHMNVLLAEAKVPYDIVLEMDEINEDFPETDVVIVIGSNDIVNPAAQEDPNSPIAGMPVLEVWKAKQVFVSKRGQGTGYSGIENPLFYKDNTRMFYGDAKDSIGKLLHHIAV
- a CDS encoding sugar phosphate isomerase/epimerase family protein: MKIGLNTDSLGALSLEETLDHAASLGLDCVEFGLGGWSSAPHLDIGELLASPSERDRLLGMLRERKLEISALNASGNPLHPGEIGPKDSQLARDAIELAAELGVGRVIMMSGLPGGGVEEKTPNWITSSWPLEAMDMLEWQWTERVIPFWKDLAPFAEVKGIRLCVENHGRQCVYNPESYFRLREAIGPTVGMNFDPSHLIWMGGDPVSAVRALGVENIYHFHGKDTRVEPQARLNGTLDTKHVVPVVGRTWNFVPLGHGLSRRGWLEIVQALCEVGYDDVISIENEDYTLEIKAAIAESVDVLRFAIGESERRRSA